From a region of the Eublepharis macularius isolate TG4126 chromosome 7, MPM_Emac_v1.0, whole genome shotgun sequence genome:
- the RMDN1 gene encoding regulator of microtubule dynamics protein 1 isoform X2: MGYEAYVLISQASIVHADNQNDILDQADYLYGSGETEKLFHLLEQHKSSENAQLLWRLARASRDLAQLSQTSVEKKKSLTYEALAYAKKALEKDPSCFAVNKWYAICLSDVGDYEGIKKKIANAFVIKEHFQKAIELNPKDPTSLHLMGIWCYTFAEMPWYQSKIAAVLFSTPPSSTYDEALQYFQKAEDVEPNFYSKNLLFLGKTYMKLNNRKMALLWLTKAKERLAHTEEDKQVQKEALELLNSL; encoded by the exons ATGGGATATGAAGCATATGTATTAATCTCCCAGGCTTCTATCGTTCATGCTGACAACCAAA ATGATATTCTAGATCAAGCAGACTACCTGTATGGGAGTGGAGAAACTGAAAAACTCTTTCATTTGCTAGAGCAGCACAAAAGCAG TGAGAACGCACAGTTGCTGTGGCGCCTGGCGCGAGCATCACGTGACCTAGCTCAACTTAGTCAGACTTCTGTAGAGAAAAAGAAATCATTGACGTACGAAGCCCTTGCTTATGCAAAGAAAGCTCTTGAAAAAGACCCTTCGTGTTTTGCAGTAAACAAG tgGTATGCAATCTGCCTTAGTGATGTGGGTGATTATGaaggaataaagaaaaaaattgcaaatgcTTTTGTTATCAAGGAACACTTCCag AAAGCAATTGAGCTGAACCCTAAGGATCCTACTTCACTTCATCTTATGGGTATTTG GTGTTACACATTTGCTGAAATGCCATGGTACCAGAGCAAAATAGCTGCAGTTTTATTTTCAACCCCACCCAGCTCCACCTATGATGAG GCTCTACAATACTTTCAGAAGGCTGAAGATG TTGAGCCCAACTTCTACAGTAAAAACTTACTGTTCTTGGGAAAGACATATATGAAGTTAAACAACAGAAAGATGGCCCTTTTGTGGTTGACAAAGGCCAAGGAACGGCTAGCCCACACAGAGGAAGATAAGCAG GTCCAAAAAGAAGCTCTGGAATTACTAAATTCTCTGTGA
- the RMDN1 gene encoding regulator of microtubule dynamics protein 1 isoform X1, translating into MAAARQLRRGATLARLFCQAPGIRLGWWRRVHAGREGSEVHGKPRFFRKGLAFSVLSYMGYEAYVLISQASIVHADNQNDILDQADYLYGSGETEKLFHLLEQHKSSENAQLLWRLARASRDLAQLSQTSVEKKKSLTYEALAYAKKALEKDPSCFAVNKWYAICLSDVGDYEGIKKKIANAFVIKEHFQKAIELNPKDPTSLHLMGIWCYTFAEMPWYQSKIAAVLFSTPPSSTYDEALQYFQKAEDVEPNFYSKNLLFLGKTYMKLNNRKMALLWLTKAKERLAHTEEDKQVQKEALELLNSL; encoded by the exons ATGGCTGCAGCGCGACAACTGCGCCGGGGCGCCACTTTGGCACGGCTCTTCTGCCAGGCTCCAGGGATTCGGCTCGGTTGGTGGCGCCGAGTTCATGCGGGACGAGAAGGAAGTGAG GTGCATGGAAAACCCAGGTTTTTCAGAAAAGGGCTTGCATTCTCAGTACTGTCCTACATGGGATATGAAGCATATGTATTAATCTCCCAGGCTTCTATCGTTCATGCTGACAACCAAA ATGATATTCTAGATCAAGCAGACTACCTGTATGGGAGTGGAGAAACTGAAAAACTCTTTCATTTGCTAGAGCAGCACAAAAGCAG TGAGAACGCACAGTTGCTGTGGCGCCTGGCGCGAGCATCACGTGACCTAGCTCAACTTAGTCAGACTTCTGTAGAGAAAAAGAAATCATTGACGTACGAAGCCCTTGCTTATGCAAAGAAAGCTCTTGAAAAAGACCCTTCGTGTTTTGCAGTAAACAAG tgGTATGCAATCTGCCTTAGTGATGTGGGTGATTATGaaggaataaagaaaaaaattgcaaatgcTTTTGTTATCAAGGAACACTTCCag AAAGCAATTGAGCTGAACCCTAAGGATCCTACTTCACTTCATCTTATGGGTATTTG GTGTTACACATTTGCTGAAATGCCATGGTACCAGAGCAAAATAGCTGCAGTTTTATTTTCAACCCCACCCAGCTCCACCTATGATGAG GCTCTACAATACTTTCAGAAGGCTGAAGATG TTGAGCCCAACTTCTACAGTAAAAACTTACTGTTCTTGGGAAAGACATATATGAAGTTAAACAACAGAAAGATGGCCCTTTTGTGGTTGACAAAGGCCAAGGAACGGCTAGCCCACACAGAGGAAGATAAGCAG GTCCAAAAAGAAGCTCTGGAATTACTAAATTCTCTGTGA